Proteins from one Camelina sativa cultivar DH55 chromosome 8, Cs, whole genome shotgun sequence genomic window:
- the LOC104705359 gene encoding WD and tetratricopeptide repeats protein 1-like: MDNLRFHDGNIFNLLHTRSQDPGHEVDQRMQLHSSLVRRLSQEEEMEGHQGCVNALAWNSNGSLLISGSDDLRINIWNYSSRKLLHSIDTGHTANIFCTKFVPETSDELVVSGAGDAEVRLFNLSRLSSRGDDDNAITPSALYQCHTRRVKKLAVEPGNPNVVWSASEDGTLRQHDFRESTSCPPPGSAHQECRSVLLDLRSGAKRALADPPKQTLSLKSCDISATRPHLLLVGGSDAFARLYDRRMLPPLTSSRKRMPPPPCVNYFCPIHLSERGRTNLHLTHVTFSPNGEEVLLSYSGEHVYLMDVNNGTGIMQYTPGNVDNFFSFSNALHNVESPPQVSVTPQSGFHRNNNSATVKKCTELVEIAKMSLEEGTDVFYAIEAANEVLDAHSNDIESALRHECLCTRAALLLKRKWKNDAHMAVRDCQNARRIDASSFKAHYYMSEALHQLGRCKEALDFATAAQNLNPSDADIVAKVESIKRDLQAAGTEKNEETGAGTTRVLSLSDILYRSEANSDSSHDMSRSEREDSDYDEELELDIQTSLSDDEGRDPDSNSMRGSLNLRIHRVGDDKPMENTVDNASSGTASSSQNDRTSYQPEGAIDMKRRYVGHCNTGTDIKQASFLGQRGEYIASGSDDGRWFIWEKQTGRLMKVLLGDQAVVNCIQCHPIDSVVATSGIDNTIKIWSPTAAVPSIVAGGSAGPATANVVEVMEINQQKLSHSRENPLSVELLQRFRMQELAEGNFHPFECTQS, from the exons ATGGATAATCTCAGATTTCACGATGGTAACATCTTCAATCTCCTCCACACAAGGTCCCAGGACCCGGGTCAT GAGGTTGATCAAAGAATGCAATTACACTCTTCCTTGGTTCGGAGACTTTCTCAGGAAGAGGAAATGGAG GGACATCAAGGCTGTGTTAATGCTCTGGCTTGGAACTCTAATGGCTCACTCTTGATTTCTGGATCAGATGATTTAAgg ATCAATATTTGGAATTACTCCAGTCGGAAGCTTTTGCATTCTATAGATACAGGGCATACTGCCAACATATTCTGTACGAAGTTTGTCCCTGAAACCTCTGACGAGCTTGTGGTATCTGGTGCTGGAGATGCTGAG GTTAGGCTATTCAACCTATCCCGTTTAAGCAGTAGAGGGGATGATGACAATGCTATTACTCCATCAGCATTGTACCAATGTCACACACGAAGAGTGAAAAAACTAGCT GTTGAACCTGGTAACCCCAATGTTGTATGGAGTGCTAGTGAAGATGGGACTTTACGGCAGCATGATTTCCGAGAGTCCACCTCTTGTCCTCCTCCTGGATCCGCTCACCAAGAATGCCGCAGTGTTCTG CTTGATCTGCGCAGTGGTGCCAAAAGAGCACTAGCTGACCCTCCTAAGCAAACACTCTCCCTGAAGTCTTGTGATATAAGTGCCACAAGACCACACCTACTTCTTGTTGGTGGAAG TGATGCATTTGCTCGTTTGTACGATAGAAGGATGCTCCCACCGTTGACATCAAGTCGGAAAAGGATGCCTCCACCTCCATGTGTCAATTACTTCTGTCCCATACATCTTTCTGAACGT GGGCGAACAAATTTGCACCTAACACATGTTACTTTTAGTCCTAATGGCGAAGAAGTTTTGCTCAGTTACAGCGGGGAGCATGTCTACCTGATGGATGTGAATAATG GCACGGGAATTATGCAATACACACCAGGGAATGtagataactttttttctttcagtaaCGCCCTCCACAATGTAGAATCTCCACCTCAGGTTTCCGTCACTCCTCAAAGTGGCTTTCACAGAAATAACAATTCTGCAACG GTTAAGAAGTGCACCGAATTGGTAGAAATTGCCAAAATGTCTTTAGAAGAGGGTACAGATGTTTTCTATGCAATTGAGGCAGCTAATGAAGTTCTGGATGCTCATTCTAATGATATAGAGTCCGCGCTAAGGCATGAATGCCTTTGTACTCGTGCTGCATTGTTGCTCAAG AGGAAGTGGAAGAATGATGCTCATATGGCCGTAAGAGATTGTCAAAATGCTCGGAGAATTGATGCTTCATCTTTTAAAGCTCATTACTACATGTCTGAAGCGCTGCATCAA TTGGGAAGATGTAAAGAAGCCTTAGATTTTGCCACTGCTGCACAAAATCTGAACCCATCAGATGCCGATATAGTGGCAAAGGTGGAGAGCATTAAAAGGGATCTTCAAGCAG CTGGAACTGAGAAAAATGAAGAGACGGGAGCTGGAACCACTAGAGTACTTTCTTTGAGTGACATACTTTATAGATCAGAGGCCAACAGTGACAGTTCACATGATATGTCAAGATCCGAAAGAGAAGACTCTGATTATGACGAGGAATTGGAATTGGATATTCAAACTTCCTTGTCTGATGATGAAGGACGAGATCCAGACTCGAATTCTATGCGTGGCAGTCTCAACCTACGAATTCATAGAGTAGGTGATGATAAACCGATGGAAAATACAGTTGATAATGCCTCCTCAGGAACTGCATCGTCATCTCAAAATGATAGAACGTCTTATCAG CCAGAGGGAGCCATTGATATGAAGCGTAGATATGTTGGCCACTGTAATACCGGGACTGATATTAAGCAGGCCAGTTTTCTTGGTCAGAGAG GTGAATATATTGCAAGCGGAAGCGATGATGGTAGGTGGTTTATATGGGAGAAACAGACGGGAAGGCTTATGAAAGTGCTACTTGGCGATCAAGCAG TTGTGAACTGCATCCAATGTCACCCAATTGATAGTGTTGTGGCGACGAGTGGAATTGATAATACAATAAAG ATATGGAGCCCAACCGCAGCAGTCCCATCAATTGTAGCGGGTGGATCAGCTGGACCTGCAACGGCCAATGTGGTGGAAGTAATGGAGATTAATCAACAGAAGCTAAGCCACAGTCGAGAGAATCCCCT ATCTGTGGAGCTTCTGCAAAGGTTTAGGATGCAAGAATTGGCAGAAGGAAACTTTCACCCATTTGAATGTACTCAGAGCTAA